From one Asterias amurensis chromosome 14, ASM3211899v1 genomic stretch:
- the LOC139946867 gene encoding uncharacterized protein isoform X1, protein MSHIQTLCVGFSMSSPLKKCLTWFVDRLIRLLQTCVIAMLFRVCVALVGIESYYNSVKSSQLTQTTENKMATDEQSPGAKTRRVLLWAPPRSLSTAFERCISALGDDVQIFHEMYTAACHIGPENQIKIPMFESVLRDPLYTYARVQKILEAPAPPKKQIFFCKELAYTVDGKFDKLPAGYRHTFLIRHPARVFISMNKMLKKYFARTFLNLQLNQVVPEGFVFKEMYRLFEHVTNDLGQEPIIIDADDLMQNPLGVLCAYCNAVDIPFSPSMDKWRPIKEEKRSWIYSTRIMIINKLIGQYERAFKTTGLEKHSERPIDLSLISPDVLEATKASIGYYEKMYALRLKPVKFSPKTTLQTHEQEQEEVSATNDTDEPIETKNECVPVYLSKIALYTMANVI, encoded by the exons ATGTCTCATATACAGACACTGTGTGTGGGCTTCTCAATGTCgtctcctttaaaaaaatgcctAACTTGGTTCGTTGATAGATTAATAAGATTATTGCAGACTTGCGTGATTGCAATGCTGTTTCGTGTGTGTGTTGCTTTGGTGGGCATTGAATCG TATTACAACTCCGTCAAATCAAGTCAACTGACGCAAACAACAGAGAACAAGATGGCCACAGATGAGCAATCGCCTGGTGCAAAGACTCGACGCGTCTTGTTATGGGCCCCACCTCGGTCCCTTTCCACCGCTTTTGAGCGTTGCATCAGTGCACTCGGTGACGACGTTCAGATCTTCCATGAGATGTATACCGCTGCGTGTCACATCGGACCCGAAAATCAGATCAAAATTCCCATGTTTGAGTCAGTTTTGAGAGATCCACTCTACACCTACGCCCGAGTTCAGAAGATTCTGGAGGCCCCTGCCCCTCCCAAGAAGCAGATCTTCTTTTGCAAAGAACTCGCGTATACGGTGGATGGAAAGTTCGACAAGTTACCAGCAGGATACAGGCACACCTTCTTGATACGCCACCCAGCCAGGGTGTTCATATCCATGAATAAAATGCTGAAGAAATACTTTGCTCGGACTTTTCTTAATCTCCAATTGAACCAGGTTGTCCCGGAAGGATTCGTTTTCAAAGAGATGTATCGACTTTTTGAGCACGTGACCAATGATCTCGGTCAGGAGCCAATCATAATTGACGCTGATGACCTCATGCAGAATCCTCTTGGAGTTTTATGCGCATACTGTAACGCAGTGGACATACCCTTCTCGCCATCAATGGATAAATGGCGACCAATCAAAGAGGAGAAGAGAAGCTGGATTTACTCCACAAGGATCATGATTATTAACAAGCTCATTGGCCAATACGAACGGGCGTTTAAAACGACTGGACTCGAAAAGCACTCGGAGAGACCAATCGACTTGAGCCTTATATCACCTGATGTTTTGGAAGCAACGAAAGCAAGTATTGGGTACTATGAGAAGATGTACGCATTGCGTCTGAAACCAGTGAAGTTTTCACCCAAAACGACCCTGCAGACACACGAGCAGGAACAAGAAGAGGTGTCGGCAACCAACGACACAGATGAGCCAATAGAAACAAAGAACGAGTGCGTACCTGTTTACCTTTCAAAAATTGCTCTTTACACGATGGCAAACGTCATCTAG
- the LOC139946866 gene encoding transmembrane protein 39A-like: MAGGRRGPGRPQLSRTAPPPPIHAANMGTAGQTTMTTTIRHRNGPGAMPASAPLTTLITITPIHHPSIPVLPVEGSLTFEVTVVLYLFTVLFLQYVNIYKTVWWLPLSPSQTAMNLYLIDPYLVVFIVIVLTRRLVWNLVTEVYRDVTVFSVLYYLIKSIKLVIAIGVVGAAFWSLWKLFLSNSPLNLFFLAYPLVSYFLLYGLTFDLNKSVFATTINKLLQKGETSTNHSSPEKTLSPIPNLSPKEPILHKCTHIAVEVRKEADILKYDFNARMKNVLFNSMVCAYYVGFVPICFLQPSMNLDLWWACLMIAFVWINSFIMFSSHFLPAYYCDTLHRCSLHLGKWQKVDHGYGNTPQHLWSDSTVWPQGVLVRYNKGLYKAMGQQNVALPSEGSYGRFYFMFHQPLRVLNGLLSLQVVVILFQLYLLAMHSHWNHVISLSLLLFCNYYVLFRLLRDRFILGQAYHVKEQDVE, translated from the exons ATGGCAGGGGGACGAAGAGGTCCTGGAAGACCTCAGCTTAGTCGGACAGCCCCACCTCCACCAATTCATGCTGCTAATATGGGAACTGCTGGGCAAACGACCATGACTACAACCATCAGACACAG GAATGGGCCTGGTGCTATGCCAGCTAGTGCCCCACTGACGACGCTTATCACGATTACACCAATCCATCATCCATCTATCCCAGTCCTGCCAGTAGAGGGCAGTCTTACCTTCGAAGTCACGGTGGTCCTCTACCTATTTACTGTGCTGTTTCTACAGTATGTAAACATCTACAAGACTGTCTGGTGGCTGCCTCTGTCACCATCTCAAACAGCTATG AACCTGTACCTGATTGATCCATACCTTGTTGTCTTCATTGTTATTGTACTGACAAGACGTCTTGTGTGGAACTTGGTTACAGAG GTCTACAGAGACGTCACTGTTTTCTCTGTCCTATATTACCTGATCAAATCCATCAAACTTGTCATCGCTATTGGCGTCGTTGGAGCAGCCTTTTGGTCCCTATGGAAACTGTTCCTCAGCAACTCTCCCTTGAATTTGTTCTTCCTTGCTTACCC GTTGGTTTCCTACTTCCTCCTCTACggcttgacctttgaccttaacAAATCCGTTTTCGCCACAACCATCAATAAACTTCTTCAGAAAGGGGAGACATCCACAAACCACTCCTCACCTGAGAAGACCCTCTCCCCAATACCAAATCTGTCTCCCAAGGAGCCGATCCTACATAAGTGTACTCATATCGCTGTGGAGGTCCGCAAGGAGGCAGATATCTTGAAGTATGACTTCAATGCTAGGATGAAGAATGTGCTTTTCAATTCAATGGTGTGTGCTTACTATGTAGGATTCGTTCCTATATGCTTTTTGCAG CCGTCCATGAATCTTGATCTATGGTGGGCGTGTCTGATGATTGCCTTCGTCTGGATTAATTCCTTCATCATGTTCAGCTCTCATTTCTTGCCAGCGTATTACTGCGACACACTCCATCGATGTTCCCTCCATCTTGGCAAATGGCAGAAAGTGGATCACGGCTACGGCAATACTCCACAGCACTT ATGGTCTGATTCAACAGTGTGGCCACAGGGTGTCTTAGTGCGATACAACAAGGGTCTTTACAAAGCAATGGGACAACAGAATGTAGCTCTACCGTCAGAGGGATCCTATGGTAGATTCTAT TTTATGTTCCACCAGCCTTTGAGAGTCTTGAATGGCCTTCTTAGCCTTCAGGTGGTTGTCATCTTGTTCCAGTTGTACCTTCTTGCAATGCACTCTCACTGGAATCATGTTATCTCCCTGTCTCTACTCCTCTTCTGTAACTACTACGTTCTCTTCAGGCTTCTGAGAGATCGTTTTATCCTGGGCCAGGCTTACCACGTCAAAGAGCAAGACGTTGAGTAA
- the LOC139947165 gene encoding c-Myc-binding protein-like produces the protein MTTFRPADSKREEFRKYLEKAGVLDSLTKILVSLYEEPEKPNNALDFLKQHLNVAGPETADVEALRLQVSELQQKVEQLQDENKELKSKLQQENPDGEQGSEG, from the exons ATGACGACTTTCAGG cctGCTGATTCCAAGCGTGAAGAATTCAGAAAATACCTTGAGAAGGCTGGGGTACTGGACTCACTCACAAAGATCCTTGTGTCGCTGTATGAAGAACCGGAGAAGCCCAACAATGCCCTAGA CTTCTTGAAGCAGCATCTGAATGTAGCTGGTCCAGAAACTGCAGACGTTGAAGCATTAAGACTTCAAGTCAGTGAACTACAGCAGAAAGTTGAACAGCTTCAAGATGAGAATAAAGAACTCAAATCGAAG TTGCAGCAAGAGAACCCAGATGGTGAGCAAGGCTCCGAGGGCTAA
- the LOC139946865 gene encoding uncharacterized protein: protein MSSGEYHRVMEEGLTRIIRCGICRERFHTPKILPCHHTFCCACLEGLSSSGEIVCPECISSHQLPTTGESFPDDTKIAALLELEERWLLGIQEARPGDNSGELISLKAEFHRLRANVNDFNKCVDLWDRVQQSSGEDIAGISNGKQIESAVTLLRRRRRLLHQKLDEFLKEETAAIQARAMCEYNRAGEYCSFVESRLQDFENHPDREELGHMRGQCAAISHQTSKLLNSVCEQTARMPLKIIKATDAHRPPKTFYGIDVAVQAYMEDDLMRKFERSQNLPPIGYVPPLRSRRSSTDSNSTICSRKSSVVPPSYNPKFFGMDQGPKKIRQYGDIHKMKVFGKSWFQGVKKRPDGGPAGLGVVRDNLVAVTDSVNGCIRLCTSSGLSPRRLLTHDGIFSNFGNPQAVCVDLPHRHLYVTDKDSACVVVLDIDTGEDVNTITCAGHRPIGIALDSDSDTLYICCDETHSVVMYRTDGTLVGQIGERGRGPGQFLHPHSLAISPENRLWVTDTNNNRIQVFSLSGKYIKAIGSKGSGQGQLNHPRGLTIDDRGFVLVADTGNQRVQIFDSHGKSVLVFGREDGPVTGGQIIKAHGKGVFSHHNGGPVGVATTGSGATRGKVFVSYRGDSRIVAYLVQYQKMP, encoded by the exons ATGAGTTCCGGTGAATATCATCGTGTGATGGAAGAAGGCCTGACCAGGATCATCAGATGTGGTATATGCCGGGAGCGGTTCCATACTCCTAAGATCCTCCCGTGTCATCACACATTCTGCTGTGCTTGTCTAGAAGGACTCAGCAGCAGTGGTGAGATTGTATGCCCAGAGTGTATATCTAGCCATCAGTTACCGACCACAGGCGAAAGTTTCCCAGATGATACTAAGATTGCCGCCCTACTCGAGCTGGAAGAGCGGTGGTTACTAGGGATACAGGAAGCCAGACCGGGCGACAACTCAGGTGAACTAATATCACTCAAAGCAGAATTCCATCGGCTAAGGGCAAACGTGAATGATTTCAACAAGTGTGTTGATTTGTGGGACCGAGTCCAGCAGTCTTCAGGGGAGGACATTGCTGGGATAAGTAACGGGAAACAGATTGAGAGTGCTGTGACTCTCTTGAGAAGGCGAAGAAGACTCTTGCATCAGAAGCTGGACGAGTTTTTAAAGGAGGAAACCGCAGCTATCCAAGCACGGGCTATGTGCGAGTATAACCGGGCAGGGGAGTACTGCTCGTTTGTGGAGAGCAGATTACAAGACTTTGAAAATCACCCTGATAGAGAAGAGTTGGGTCACATGAGAGGACAGTGTGCGGCAATTTCACATCAGACCAGCAAGCTGTTGAATAGCGTATGTGAACAGACCGCAAGGATGCCCTTAAAGATCATCAAGGCAACGGATGCCCATCGCCCGCCGAAGACGTTCTATGGAATCGATGTTGCCGTCCAGGCGTATATGGAGGACGATCTGATGAGAAAATTTGAACGGTCACAGAATCTCCCTCCCATCGGCTACGTGCCTCCGTTAAGATCAAGGAGAAGTTCTACTGACAGTAACTCTACAATTTGCAGCCGTAAAAGTTCTGTGGTTCCTCCGTCGTATAATCCTAAATTCTTTGGCATGGATCAAGGTCCGAAGAAAATCCGGCAGTACGGGGATATACACAAGATGAAAGTGTTCGGGAAAAGTTGGTTTCAAGGTGTTAAGAAGCGACCGGACGGTGGTCCAGCTGGTTTGGGTGTTGTCCGAGACAACCTTGTCGCTGTCACTGACTCAGTAAATGGTTGCATCAGACTATGTACATCTTCGGGGTTGTCTCCAAGACGGCTCCTCACACACGACGGGATCTTCTCTAATTTCGGCAACCCTCAAGCAGTGTGTGTTGATTTGCCACATCGTCATCTTTACGTCACGGACAAGGACAGTGCATGCGTTGTAGTCCTTGACATTGACACTGGTGAAGATGTTAACACCATCACGTGTGCTGGTCATCGACCAATCGGTATTGCCCTCGATTCTGATTCGGACACGTTGTACATCTGTTGTGATGAGACCCATTCAGTGGTCATGTACCGTACCGACGGCACACTCGTCGGGCAGATTGGGGAGCGAGGAAGGGGGCCTGGGCAGTTCCTCCACCCGCACTCTTTGGCCATTAGCCCCGAAAACCGACTGTGGGTGACGGACACCAATAACAATCGTATACAG GTATTCTCTCTGTCTGGTAAATATATCAAAGCCATTGGGTCTAAAGGTAGTGGACAAGGACAGCTCAACCACCCCAGAGGGTTAACCATTGACGACCGTGGGTTCGTGCTAGTAGCTGACACGGGAAACCAACGGGTCCAGATCTTTGATTCCCACGGCAAATCGGTGTTGGTTTTCGGCAGAGAAGACGGACCGGTGACAGGAGGGCAGATCATCAAGGCGCATGGGAAGGGTGTATTCTCACATCACAACGGCGGTCCCGTTGGGGTTGCGACTACAGGATCGGGTGCCACGAGGGGAAAGGTTTTTGTGAGCTACCGAGGGGATTCAAGAATTGTGGCCTATCTTGTACAGTACCAGAAAATGCCATAG
- the LOC139946867 gene encoding uncharacterized protein isoform X2, with protein sequence MSHIQTLCVGFSMSSPLKKCLTWFVDRLIRLLQTCVIAMLFRVCVALVGIESYYNSVKSSQLTQTTENKMATDEQSPGAKTRRVLLWAPPRSLSTAFERCISALGDDVQIFHEMYTAACHIGPENQIKIPMFESVLRDPLYTYARVQKILEAPAPPKKQIFFCKELAYTVDGKFDKLPAGYRHTFLIRHPARVFISMNKMLKKYFARTFLNLQLNQVVPEGFVFKEMYRLFEHVTNDLGQEPIIIDADDLMQNPLGVLCAYCNAVDIPFSPSMDKWRPIKEEKRSWIYSTRIMIINKLIGQYERAFKTTGLEKHSERPIDLSLISPDVLEATKASIGYYEKMYALRLKPVKFSPKTTLQTHEQEQEEVSATNDTDEPIETKNEHLPIR encoded by the exons ATGTCTCATATACAGACACTGTGTGTGGGCTTCTCAATGTCgtctcctttaaaaaaatgcctAACTTGGTTCGTTGATAGATTAATAAGATTATTGCAGACTTGCGTGATTGCAATGCTGTTTCGTGTGTGTGTTGCTTTGGTGGGCATTGAATCG TATTACAACTCCGTCAAATCAAGTCAACTGACGCAAACAACAGAGAACAAGATGGCCACAGATGAGCAATCGCCTGGTGCAAAGACTCGACGCGTCTTGTTATGGGCCCCACCTCGGTCCCTTTCCACCGCTTTTGAGCGTTGCATCAGTGCACTCGGTGACGACGTTCAGATCTTCCATGAGATGTATACCGCTGCGTGTCACATCGGACCCGAAAATCAGATCAAAATTCCCATGTTTGAGTCAGTTTTGAGAGATCCACTCTACACCTACGCCCGAGTTCAGAAGATTCTGGAGGCCCCTGCCCCTCCCAAGAAGCAGATCTTCTTTTGCAAAGAACTCGCGTATACGGTGGATGGAAAGTTCGACAAGTTACCAGCAGGATACAGGCACACCTTCTTGATACGCCACCCAGCCAGGGTGTTCATATCCATGAATAAAATGCTGAAGAAATACTTTGCTCGGACTTTTCTTAATCTCCAATTGAACCAGGTTGTCCCGGAAGGATTCGTTTTCAAAGAGATGTATCGACTTTTTGAGCACGTGACCAATGATCTCGGTCAGGAGCCAATCATAATTGACGCTGATGACCTCATGCAGAATCCTCTTGGAGTTTTATGCGCATACTGTAACGCAGTGGACATACCCTTCTCGCCATCAATGGATAAATGGCGACCAATCAAAGAGGAGAAGAGAAGCTGGATTTACTCCACAAGGATCATGATTATTAACAAGCTCATTGGCCAATACGAACGGGCGTTTAAAACGACTGGACTCGAAAAGCACTCGGAGAGACCAATCGACTTGAGCCTTATATCACCTGATGTTTTGGAAGCAACGAAAGCAAGTATTGGGTACTATGAGAAGATGTACGCATTGCGTCTGAAACCAGTGAAGTTTTCACCCAAAACGACCCTGCAGACACACGAGCAGGAACAAGAAGAGGTGTCGGCAACCAACGACACAGATGAGCCAATAGAAACAAAGAACGA GCACCTACCTATCAGGTGA
- the LOC139947164 gene encoding DNA-directed RNA polymerases I, II, and III subunit RPABC2-like: protein MADEEDVDNFDDGFDDDVDDEQLEDMQDGEDEGGEHIEVLPAGEGQQQTEKITTPYMTKYERARVLGTRALQIAMNAPVMVELEGETDPLQIAMKELKARKIPIIIRRYLPDGSFEDWGIDELIIDTS from the exons ATGGCAGACGAAGAAGATGTCGACAA TTTTGATGATGGATTTGACGATGATGTTGATGATGAGCAGTTGGAAGACATGCAAGATGGAGAG GACGAAGGAGGTGAACATATTGAGGTCCTCCCTGCCGGTGAAGGCCAGCAACagacagagaaaatcacaacacCGTATATGACAAAATATGAACGAGCCAGAGTGCTAGGAACAAGAGCATTGCAAATAGC GATGAATGCCCCAGTCATGGTGGAGTTGGAAGGTGAGACAGACCCTCTTCAGATTGCAATGAAAGAGCTGAAGGCAAGAAAGATTCCCATCATTATCAGACGCTACCTTCCCGATGGAAGCTTTGAGGACTGGGGGATTGATGAGCTCATCATTGACACATCTTAG
- the LOC139946867 gene encoding uncharacterized protein isoform X3: MATDEQSPGAKTRRVLLWAPPRSLSTAFERCISALGDDVQIFHEMYTAACHIGPENQIKIPMFESVLRDPLYTYARVQKILEAPAPPKKQIFFCKELAYTVDGKFDKLPAGYRHTFLIRHPARVFISMNKMLKKYFARTFLNLQLNQVVPEGFVFKEMYRLFEHVTNDLGQEPIIIDADDLMQNPLGVLCAYCNAVDIPFSPSMDKWRPIKEEKRSWIYSTRIMIINKLIGQYERAFKTTGLEKHSERPIDLSLISPDVLEATKASIGYYEKMYALRLKPVKFSPKTTLQTHEQEQEEVSATNDTDEPIETKNECVPVYLSKIALYTMANVI, translated from the coding sequence ATGGCCACAGATGAGCAATCGCCTGGTGCAAAGACTCGACGCGTCTTGTTATGGGCCCCACCTCGGTCCCTTTCCACCGCTTTTGAGCGTTGCATCAGTGCACTCGGTGACGACGTTCAGATCTTCCATGAGATGTATACCGCTGCGTGTCACATCGGACCCGAAAATCAGATCAAAATTCCCATGTTTGAGTCAGTTTTGAGAGATCCACTCTACACCTACGCCCGAGTTCAGAAGATTCTGGAGGCCCCTGCCCCTCCCAAGAAGCAGATCTTCTTTTGCAAAGAACTCGCGTATACGGTGGATGGAAAGTTCGACAAGTTACCAGCAGGATACAGGCACACCTTCTTGATACGCCACCCAGCCAGGGTGTTCATATCCATGAATAAAATGCTGAAGAAATACTTTGCTCGGACTTTTCTTAATCTCCAATTGAACCAGGTTGTCCCGGAAGGATTCGTTTTCAAAGAGATGTATCGACTTTTTGAGCACGTGACCAATGATCTCGGTCAGGAGCCAATCATAATTGACGCTGATGACCTCATGCAGAATCCTCTTGGAGTTTTATGCGCATACTGTAACGCAGTGGACATACCCTTCTCGCCATCAATGGATAAATGGCGACCAATCAAAGAGGAGAAGAGAAGCTGGATTTACTCCACAAGGATCATGATTATTAACAAGCTCATTGGCCAATACGAACGGGCGTTTAAAACGACTGGACTCGAAAAGCACTCGGAGAGACCAATCGACTTGAGCCTTATATCACCTGATGTTTTGGAAGCAACGAAAGCAAGTATTGGGTACTATGAGAAGATGTACGCATTGCGTCTGAAACCAGTGAAGTTTTCACCCAAAACGACCCTGCAGACACACGAGCAGGAACAAGAAGAGGTGTCGGCAACCAACGACACAGATGAGCCAATAGAAACAAAGAACGAGTGCGTACCTGTTTACCTTTCAAAAATTGCTCTTTACACGATGGCAAACGTCATCTAG